A window of Pusillimonas sp. T7-7 contains these coding sequences:
- a CDS encoding 3-hydroxyacyl-CoA dehydrogenase, which translates to MDIKNKVFIVTGGASGLGAGTARMLVAEGAKVILADVQDEAGQQLASELGQTYVHCDVTSEADGQAVVDAAQKAGTLFGLVNCAGVAPAARTVGKNGPHALDLFQKVISINLIGTFNMCRLAAAAMSNNTPEATGERGVLINTASVAAYDGQIGQAAYASSKAGVVGLTLPLARDLSKVGVRCMTIAPGIFGTPMVFGMPQEVQDSLAASIPFPSRLGRPEDYAKLVNHIITNEMLNGETIRLDGAIRMAPK; encoded by the coding sequence ATGGACATCAAGAACAAGGTATTCATCGTAACGGGCGGCGCTTCCGGTCTGGGCGCCGGCACAGCCCGCATGCTTGTGGCTGAAGGCGCAAAAGTCATTCTGGCCGACGTGCAAGACGAAGCCGGTCAACAACTGGCCAGCGAGCTGGGGCAAACATATGTGCACTGCGATGTCACCAGCGAAGCCGACGGTCAAGCCGTTGTAGACGCAGCTCAGAAAGCCGGCACGCTGTTCGGTCTGGTCAATTGCGCTGGCGTCGCCCCCGCGGCACGCACGGTCGGCAAGAACGGCCCGCACGCGCTGGACCTTTTTCAGAAAGTCATCTCTATCAACCTGATCGGCACCTTCAATATGTGCCGTCTGGCGGCCGCCGCCATGAGCAACAACACCCCTGAAGCTACGGGCGAGCGCGGCGTGCTGATCAACACCGCGTCGGTTGCCGCCTACGACGGCCAAATCGGCCAGGCCGCCTACGCGTCTTCCAAGGCAGGCGTGGTCGGCCTGACCCTGCCGCTTGCACGCGACCTATCAAAGGTAGGCGTACGCTGCATGACCATCGCGCCCGGCATTTTTGGCACGCCCATGGTATTTGGCATGCCCCAAGAAGTGCAGGACTCGTTGGCCGCCAGCATTCCCTTCCCGTCCCGGCTGGGCCGACCCGAAGACTACGCAAAGCTGGTCAATCACATCATTACCAATGAAATGCTGAACGGTGAAACCATCCGCCTGGATGGCGCCATCCGCATGGCTCCAAAATAA
- the adk gene encoding adenylate kinase produces MRLILLGPPGAGKGTQAAFITEKFGIPQISTGDMLRAAVKAQTPLGLEAKKIMDTGGLVSDDIIIGLVRDRLKQPDCHDGYLFDGFPRTIPQADALKDAGVKLDFVVEIVVPEENIIERMSGRRVHPASGRSYHTVFNPPKTPDVDDISGEPLVQRDDDKEETVRNRLAVYREQTRPLVDYYSEWAASGNPDAPAYRQLSGLGAVDDIKERIFQALQA; encoded by the coding sequence ATGCGACTGATACTGCTCGGTCCACCCGGCGCCGGTAAGGGCACCCAGGCAGCGTTCATCACCGAAAAATTTGGCATCCCCCAGATTTCCACCGGTGACATGCTGCGCGCCGCCGTCAAGGCTCAGACTCCGCTGGGTCTGGAAGCCAAGAAAATCATGGATACCGGCGGCCTGGTTTCCGACGACATCATCATCGGACTGGTCCGCGACCGCCTGAAGCAACCCGATTGCCACGATGGCTACCTGTTCGACGGCTTTCCCCGTACGATTCCACAAGCCGACGCCCTGAAAGACGCCGGCGTCAAGCTGGATTTCGTCGTGGAAATCGTGGTGCCCGAAGAAAACATCATCGAGCGCATGAGCGGGCGCCGCGTGCACCCGGCCAGCGGACGCAGCTACCACACCGTATTCAATCCGCCCAAAACCCCAGACGTTGACGACATAAGCGGCGAACCCCTGGTTCAACGCGACGACGATAAGGAAGAAACCGTCAGGAACCGCCTGGCCGTCTACCGCGAGCAAACTCGCCCGCTGGTCGACTATTATTCCGAATGGGCGGCGTCTGGCAACCCCGATGCACCAGCTTACCGCCAGCTTTCGGGCCTGGGTGCGGTCGACGACATCAAAGAACGCATATTTCAGGCATTACAAGCCTGA